In Fluviispira sanaruensis, a genomic segment contains:
- a CDS encoding carbonic anhydrase: protein MSFMQTIFKIVLLSLLLSQNNAAFSDSGSTKKPHWGYTGENGAENWGKLDESYKICSMGINQSPINIQKTQAKENESLAKLDFSYSGIPLTVLNNGHTIQVNYPKGSKLEVGRKQYGLLQFHFHTPSEHALDGKKSAMEVHFVNQNEDGSLAVIGVLMNKGKKNNALASIFDNMPKKEGTSVNVNLVNFEAEDVIPKGSKYFTYKGSLTTPPCSQIVTWYVLKEQIEVSAEQIKKFQSIFKMNARPIQALSNRAIERND from the coding sequence ATGAGTTTTATGCAAACTATTTTTAAAATAGTTCTTTTATCATTGCTCTTATCCCAAAACAATGCTGCTTTTTCAGACAGTGGTTCTACTAAGAAGCCACACTGGGGATATACTGGAGAAAATGGAGCAGAAAATTGGGGTAAACTTGATGAGTCTTATAAAATATGTTCTATGGGGATAAATCAATCTCCAATTAATATCCAAAAGACACAAGCGAAAGAAAATGAGTCTTTAGCAAAATTAGATTTCTCTTATTCAGGAATTCCTCTTACTGTTTTGAACAATGGACACACAATTCAAGTAAATTATCCAAAGGGAAGCAAATTAGAAGTTGGCCGTAAGCAATATGGATTGCTTCAATTCCATTTTCACACACCGAGTGAACACGCACTCGATGGGAAGAAATCTGCAATGGAAGTTCACTTTGTGAATCAAAATGAAGATGGAAGCCTTGCTGTTATTGGGGTATTAATGAATAAAGGTAAGAAAAATAATGCCCTCGCTTCAATTTTTGACAATATGCCTAAAAAAGAAGGAACCTCGGTCAATGTTAACTTAGTTAACTTTGAAGCCGAAGATGTCATCCCAAAAGGAAGTAAATATTTTACTTATAAAGGCTCTTTAACAACGCCCCCATGTTCACAAATTGTGACATGGTATGTGCTTAAAGAACAAATAGAAGTGTCTGCAGAACAAATCAAAAAATTCCAAAGTATTTTTAAAATGAATGCTCGCCCTATCCAAGCATTGTCAAATAGAGCCATTGAGCGTAACGATTGA
- a CDS encoding thiol-disulfide oxidoreductase DCC family protein: MKRIIVFIDGDCTFCTRFSMLCLKFERDGANIYFSDLNLELSKEFLNKINYFGGNKSIVLFEDGKLFSQFDAIIELAKYLKFPLSLFHLLVYTPKIIHNYIYDIFSKNRYLFGKKESCQLLPDKFQERFITKKSDFHF; this comes from the coding sequence ATGAAAAGAATCATTGTTTTTATTGATGGAGATTGTACATTTTGCACGCGCTTCTCAATGCTCTGCTTAAAATTTGAACGCGATGGTGCAAATATCTATTTTTCTGATCTCAATTTAGAATTAAGTAAAGAGTTTTTAAACAAAATAAACTATTTTGGCGGAAATAAAAGCATTGTCTTATTTGAAGATGGAAAGCTATTCAGTCAATTCGATGCCATCATTGAATTGGCGAAATATTTAAAATTCCCACTCAGTCTATTTCATCTTTTAGTATACACTCCAAAAATAATACACAATTATATATATGATATATTCAGTAAAAATAGATATCTTTTCGGAAAGAAAGAAAGCTGTCAGCTTCTTCCAGATAAATTTCAAGAGAGATTTATAACAAAAAAAAGCGATTTTCATTTCTAA
- a CDS encoding acyltransferase family protein, translating into MHNNNQLKYRSDIDGLRAFAVLFVVIYHLFPNILPGGFIGVDIFFVISGFLISSIIFQKIENRSFSLKEFYARRVIRIFPALLIVLVFTYTLGWLLLFDREFISLGKAIAGGIAFIANELFWRADIDYFSSEKSPLLNLWSLGVEEQFYLFWPFLALLCFKFKKYYLRIIFSLLIISFAANIILLYQLERVSEAYLMSISRIWEISAGTLLGYCKIYKNKIFRENIYSENIQSFVGFFLIFSSIIIISSEKMFPGFWGLMPVIGTFLIINSGENSFLNRTLLSNKFLVYIGLISYPIYLWHWPLLIYNNYLSSGNPSQKSLITVFILTIILSILTYHILEKPIKKANRRIIIYSLSTISIIFFITGIITYKGLLKPYSNQFNLQELNSAATDWDFPTKNLHKEFYKNSSLYMNKKSANKILFIGDSNMIHYAPRIEQVVNEHKNLKINTIFYTMGGCMPIKHIIRKGQTKCPIFMNDAYSYAEDPDIKKIVIAADWLGYLQKDAKTYYIGESSKEFLSESPTAISKILNELSSDIKKLVSLNKSIYIVLNIPRGDELSPLKSIQRSLRHEKFIYHAKSINKNNLLKSNDSFLLKLKETVSQAGAHVIDPLDYLYDNNSVCPSLYQNKPIYTDANHLRATFSREHVKYLDFLLLEMDPNRDLVTSDMH; encoded by the coding sequence TATCGATGGATTGAGAGCATTTGCCGTTCTATTTGTTGTTATTTATCATTTATTTCCCAATATCCTGCCTGGAGGATTTATTGGGGTGGATATTTTTTTTGTTATTTCTGGTTTTTTAATATCATCTATTATTTTCCAAAAAATAGAAAATCGTTCATTCAGTCTCAAAGAATTCTATGCACGCAGAGTCATACGAATTTTTCCAGCACTTTTAATTGTATTAGTATTCACTTACACGCTTGGTTGGTTGCTATTATTTGATCGCGAATTTATTTCTCTTGGCAAAGCCATAGCAGGTGGAATTGCATTTATAGCCAATGAGCTTTTTTGGAGAGCAGACATTGATTATTTCTCTTCGGAAAAAAGCCCCTTGCTCAATCTCTGGTCACTCGGCGTTGAGGAGCAATTCTATCTCTTTTGGCCTTTTCTTGCTCTTTTATGCTTTAAATTTAAAAAATATTATTTAAGAATAATCTTTTCACTGTTAATTATATCATTTGCAGCAAATATTATATTACTTTATCAGCTTGAAAGAGTCAGTGAAGCTTATCTTATGAGTATATCCCGCATATGGGAAATATCTGCAGGAACTTTATTAGGCTATTGTAAAATATATAAAAATAAAATTTTTCGTGAAAATATATATAGTGAAAATATACAATCCTTTGTTGGTTTTTTCCTTATTTTTTCCTCAATCATTATTATAAGCAGCGAAAAAATGTTCCCTGGATTTTGGGGGCTTATGCCCGTTATAGGTACTTTCCTGATTATAAACTCTGGGGAAAACTCATTTCTCAATCGCACACTATTATCAAATAAATTTTTAGTTTATATCGGTCTAATAAGCTATCCCATATATCTTTGGCATTGGCCTTTGCTGATATATAATAATTATTTGTCCTCAGGTAATCCCTCGCAAAAAAGTTTAATTACTGTTTTTATTTTGACAATCATTTTATCGATCCTGACTTACCATATACTAGAAAAACCAATTAAAAAAGCAAACCGAAGAATAATAATCTATTCATTATCTACCATAAGTATAATATTTTTTATAACAGGAATAATAACTTATAAAGGGTTATTAAAACCTTATTCAAATCAATTCAATTTACAAGAATTAAACTCTGCAGCGACTGACTGGGATTTTCCAACAAAGAATTTGCATAAAGAATTTTATAAAAATTCATCCCTATATATGAATAAAAAATCCGCGAATAAAATATTATTTATCGGTGATAGCAATATGATTCATTATGCGCCCAGAATCGAACAGGTCGTAAATGAGCATAAAAATCTCAAAATCAATACAATTTTTTATACGATGGGTGGCTGCATGCCTATAAAACATATTATCAGAAAAGGCCAAACAAAATGTCCAATATTTATGAATGATGCTTATTCTTATGCAGAGGATCCAGATATCAAAAAAATAGTGATAGCAGCAGATTGGCTTGGCTATTTGCAAAAAGACGCAAAAACTTATTATATCGGTGAAAGCTCAAAAGAATTTTTAAGTGAATCACCCACTGCTATTAGTAAAATACTAAACGAACTTTCTTCTGATATAAAGAAATTAGTGAGTTTAAATAAATCTATATATATTGTTTTAAATATACCAAGAGGAGACGAACTTTCTCCTTTAAAAAGTATTCAGCGTTCCTTGAGGCATGAAAAATTTATTTATCACGCTAAAAGTATCAATAAAAATAATCTGCTCAAGTCCAATGATTCCTTTTTACTTAAACTAAAGGAAACAGTCAGTCAAGCTGGCGCACATGTGATCGATCCTTTGGATTATTTATATGATAACAATTCAGTATGTCCAAGTTTATATCAAAATAAACCCATTTATACCGATGCAAATCACTTGCGCGCGACATTCTCCAGAGAGCATGTCAAATATCTAGATTTTTTATTACTCGAAATGGATCCGAATAGAGATTTAGTAACAAGTGATATGCATTGA
- a CDS encoding non-ribosomal peptide synthetase, producing the protein MTPLKVSPFQKTFYFEWKLNPNNSDYHMVIDQIIDGELDINRLNRSLKKMISEQYIFNSHIEEIDNEYYWILNKSLKDLKIYKKTYNPDSIKKVIAEPFDLEIGPLFRYSIFKLSENKHRFIFVMHHAIIDGASGPEIYLELSNYYNNPSYEYNLSLTEQINKFNNMREKLEDEIDKNNSENEIFWNEKLKNHSILDTSFLEDPFFKKSYLTNNCQELTNQDLLGINEIYISIKSENINRLKKKFTITPYLFSKIVFAVTLFKFSRTEKFLVAYPISIKEGMSLHFGANVNVNLLPFYIHDDIMIEEIILNTKNFLKSLKEDNKRRSYFPLYKINIEPKEKLTSISFTSAFLQNISFEFENIKSKTITRSNIALTHDFIFEYQQAENEINIRVDYKREKISEELINNFCQYYKDIYQEITTYLLSDSPDKSKKFIKDFHTLKVNNFSDNEIKKNSENIIKLFENSVKRNPDKTAVIFKNKIITYKQLDEYSNKLANYILQKFAISENTLIGISLNRSEKIIISILAIIKAGAAYIPIDTKLPIDRVKYILNDANPITILTDNQNLNTIKNLFKKEIIYLDSIDTEYEIIEQSQTSVQKTRSLNDLIYILYTSGTTGKPKGVMMDHASCVNRIQYMIEQNEMSNEDSYLFKTNITFDVSFSDIFTTLLSGAKLVITEEIFNLSEIKQLLIEHKISICHFVPSQFKIFSEELNLEMFKNLKKFQFSGEALDTSIIEQYVDNERIFLNYYGPTETGEVTLKKYTSSIEHKLTKSIIGKKFPNTNLYILDKNLKALPTGASGELFVGGISLSRGYLNMPELTHEKFIKNPYQTEFEKEKRINAHLYKTGDYVRLLPNNELEYIGRNDNQIKIRGHRIELSEIEKSINEFKGIKQSLVMGKILEKSQDQVLICYYISLQKIDPNEIIEFISSSLPDYMIPGLFIHLTEIPLNSNGKLDQNKLPMPTIEKNINHISPRNELENNMTILWQNILGISYENISMNDSFFTLGGNSINAIKLVNKIKKDLKLNISLQDVLKYKSIEKIIEISKKNNCNENSIKKLCRDHTTKYYLSFAQERLWFIDKINSGLNSYNIPMVYNLDKNFNSESLKKSAQRIINRHEILRTIIKETENGDPYQEVLSEYDLLVPIKKCTSKTELEKLIEIELNYTFEISREIPIRISILQLEKCNEIEDSYLCIAAHHIAFDGWSNEIFLKELNTYYNYFENIISKEELDELIPTLNIQYLDFSYWQKENINKNILDDQKNYWKGKLDNAESLDIHPDLVRPKYFNYQGKNLFHKIDQKLSEDIALATKKLDVTQFSFFLSSYYIMLSLISGQKDILIGTPISNRHYHQISDLIGFFVNLIPLRSQIEAEMEIDHFIKSVHSELIEAQKNQDIPFEKLVEEISTNRDQSKHPIFQVIFGMQDFSDNKIEENRSNLFTKEQNSFYQFNHLFSPAKFDLSLFIEKSKDGFLVCFNYPVNLFYDATIKNYIEIYIHILKELSNNEIKNLNKNLRLKDLNCVPNEQQKIISQIWHKPVKLECKKNTIQKIFELIAQNNPERIALICGENALTYSELNQRTNKLANFLRAHYKIEADSLIALCLDRDVNMTICILAVLKAGGAYVPIDPESPKERIKFILEDTNTKLLLTNEMHKNIFTNEILPSLDSSLEQLNTVYLESFEVIEKLSRCASDNLEIIQESNNLAYVIYTSGTTGKPKGVLIEHAAVINLIVNLNDFLFNEFGVKNINVLSIMNFAFDGHVLELSCSIFQGNCLHLIPNELRKDYYNLNNYAMNNNINLAIFPPAFLMNTELFSSDLIMIGGEKINKNILSYYLNNKRKLVNAYGPTEICVMNTFHEYTNQDEINCIGYPFLNTTGYVLNDSLQLLPIGAVGELYIGGNGVARGYLNRDSMTQEKFVSNPFQTSVANKNSINSRLYKTGDLVKILPNYELEYIGRNDAQVKIRGYRIELGEIESSLLELSEIEQAVVIIKELKDNKFLCCYYKSRTQISSEEIIKHLSKRLPEYMIPIKYLRLEEFPLNTSGKINTKALPFNFTEDRYITDNTCKYIPPQNEVEKNICEIWEEILGLDRNTIGIKDDYFNLGGNSLTAIKIINRINNKYSANLKISDLFTYKCIEEIVKVINDKTAQSEILIELNNAIKKPALFMIHPARAGCEVYTKIAKSFSNDFHCFGIDSYNMLHCKKIENLNSLATYYLEQIKKKSLQNPNQSYYLFGWSLGGYICLEIASILEMQGIKNISIYLLDTFYPDNFMLNNSIDIHIFKKEFMKEMSQKIDDIQMDKMLSNYQIENNILKQEISNKLAYSKVLLFKANQFRKNTEYDAINNLNEYTTSLPNNNILNALIYKEQLKVIYCENDTHFSIIENEKFIINEIYNFERNNQIRNNSNSRAIYNHS; encoded by the coding sequence ATGACACCTTTAAAAGTTTCTCCATTTCAAAAAACTTTTTATTTTGAATGGAAATTAAATCCAAATAATTCTGATTATCATATGGTTATTGACCAAATTATTGATGGAGAACTTGACATCAATAGATTAAATCGATCACTTAAAAAAATGATTTCAGAACAATATATTTTCAATTCACATATCGAGGAAATAGACAATGAATATTACTGGATATTAAACAAATCATTAAAAGATTTAAAGATATATAAAAAAACATATAACCCAGATTCAATAAAAAAAGTAATAGCAGAACCTTTCGATCTTGAAATTGGTCCACTATTTAGATACAGCATATTTAAACTTTCCGAAAATAAGCATCGATTTATTTTTGTCATGCACCACGCCATTATTGATGGAGCTTCAGGCCCTGAAATTTATCTCGAACTCTCAAATTATTATAATAACCCATCATACGAATATAATCTCAGTTTAACAGAACAAATTAATAAATTTAATAATATGAGAGAGAAATTGGAAGATGAGATTGATAAAAATAATAGCGAAAATGAAATATTTTGGAATGAAAAACTTAAAAATCACTCTATTCTTGATACTTCTTTTCTAGAGGATCCTTTCTTCAAAAAATCTTACTTAACAAATAATTGCCAAGAACTCACCAATCAAGACTTGTTAGGAATTAATGAAATTTACATATCAATTAAAAGTGAAAATATAAATAGATTAAAGAAAAAATTCACTATAACTCCTTATCTATTTTCAAAAATCGTGTTTGCAGTAACTCTATTTAAGTTTTCAAGAACAGAAAAATTTTTAGTAGCTTATCCTATATCAATTAAAGAAGGTATGAGTTTGCACTTTGGAGCTAATGTTAATGTGAATTTGCTTCCATTTTATATACATGATGATATAATGATTGAAGAAATAATACTTAACACCAAAAATTTCTTAAAATCACTTAAAGAAGACAATAAAAGACGATCATATTTTCCCCTCTATAAAATAAATATAGAACCAAAAGAAAAATTAACTTCAATTAGCTTTACAAGTGCTTTCTTACAAAATATAAGTTTTGAATTTGAAAATATAAAATCCAAAACTATAACAAGATCAAATATAGCCTTGACCCATGACTTCATCTTTGAGTATCAACAAGCAGAAAATGAAATAAATATTAGAGTAGACTATAAAAGAGAAAAAATTTCTGAAGAGTTAATCAATAATTTTTGTCAATACTACAAAGATATATATCAAGAAATAACGACTTATCTTTTAAGTGATTCTCCTGATAAATCAAAAAAATTTATAAAAGATTTTCACACATTAAAAGTTAATAATTTTAGCGATAATGAAATTAAAAAAAATTCAGAAAATATAATAAAATTATTTGAAAATTCAGTAAAAAGAAATCCTGACAAAACAGCAGTAATTTTTAAAAACAAAATAATAACCTATAAGCAGCTTGATGAATATAGTAATAAGCTTGCTAATTATATTTTACAAAAATTTGCAATATCAGAAAATACACTCATTGGAATTTCTTTAAATAGAAGTGAAAAAATTATAATATCTATTTTAGCAATAATAAAAGCTGGTGCTGCATATATCCCAATAGACACTAAATTACCAATTGATAGAGTCAAATACATTTTAAATGATGCTAATCCTATAACTATTTTAACAGACAATCAAAATCTAAATACAATCAAAAATTTATTTAAAAAAGAAATTATTTACCTTGATTCTATAGACACAGAATATGAAATTATTGAGCAATCACAAACGAGCGTGCAAAAAACACGGTCACTAAATGATCTCATATATATACTTTATACATCAGGAACGACAGGGAAACCTAAGGGAGTTATGATGGATCACGCAAGCTGCGTGAACCGAATTCAATACATGATAGAGCAAAATGAAATGAGCAATGAAGATTCATATTTATTTAAAACAAATATAACGTTCGATGTTTCATTCTCAGATATATTTACCACGCTCCTTTCAGGAGCAAAATTAGTAATAACAGAAGAAATCTTTAATCTATCTGAAATAAAGCAATTATTAATCGAGCACAAAATAAGCATTTGCCATTTTGTACCCTCACAGTTTAAAATATTCTCTGAAGAACTGAATCTCGAAATGTTTAAAAATCTTAAAAAATTTCAATTCAGTGGTGAAGCACTTGATACCAGTATAATTGAACAATATGTAGATAATGAAAGAATATTTCTAAATTACTATGGACCTACCGAGACAGGAGAAGTAACCCTTAAAAAATATACTTCATCAATAGAACATAAATTAACTAAATCAATTATTGGAAAAAAATTTCCAAATACAAATTTATATATTTTAGATAAGAATCTAAAAGCTCTACCAACTGGTGCATCAGGAGAATTATTTGTAGGGGGAATCAGCTTATCGCGCGGCTATTTAAATATGCCTGAATTAACTCATGAAAAATTTATAAAGAATCCATATCAGACAGAATTTGAAAAAGAAAAAAGGATTAATGCGCATTTGTATAAAACAGGAGATTATGTCCGTTTACTTCCAAATAATGAACTTGAATATATTGGTCGAAATGACAATCAAATTAAGATTCGTGGACATAGGATAGAGCTCTCAGAAATTGAAAAGTCAATAAATGAGTTTAAAGGTATAAAACAATCATTAGTTATGGGAAAAATTCTTGAAAAATCTCAAGATCAAGTATTGATATGCTATTATATATCTTTACAAAAAATCGACCCGAATGAAATTATAGAATTTATATCTTCAAGCCTACCTGACTATATGATACCTGGTTTATTTATACATTTAACTGAAATACCATTAAACTCTAACGGTAAACTTGATCAAAATAAACTTCCGATGCCAACAATTGAAAAAAATATAAATCATATTAGTCCAAGAAATGAATTAGAAAATAATATGACTATTCTTTGGCAAAATATTTTGGGTATCTCATATGAAAATATAAGCATGAATGACAGTTTCTTTACATTAGGTGGAAACAGCATAAATGCTATAAAGCTTGTAAATAAGATAAAAAAAGATCTTAAATTAAATATTTCCCTTCAAGATGTTTTGAAATATAAAAGCATAGAAAAAATAATTGAAATTTCAAAGAAAAATAATTGCAATGAAAACTCCATAAAAAAATTATGCAGAGATCATACAACAAAATATTATCTTTCATTTGCGCAAGAACGCCTTTGGTTTATTGATAAAATAAATAGTGGATTAAATAGCTATAACATTCCCATGGTCTATAATCTAGATAAAAATTTCAACTCTGAATCGCTTAAAAAGTCCGCACAAAGGATAATTAATAGACATGAAATATTAAGAACTATAATAAAAGAAACCGAAAATGGCGATCCCTACCAAGAAGTTTTAAGTGAGTATGATTTATTAGTGCCGATAAAAAAGTGTACCTCAAAGACTGAGCTTGAAAAATTAATAGAAATCGAATTAAATTATACCTTTGAAATAAGCAGAGAAATACCAATTAGAATATCAATTTTACAACTAGAAAAATGCAATGAAATTGAAGACAGCTATTTGTGCATTGCAGCCCATCACATAGCATTTGATGGCTGGTCTAATGAAATATTTCTTAAAGAATTGAATACATATTATAATTATTTTGAAAACATAATTTCTAAAGAAGAACTTGACGAACTAATACCAACTCTCAATATCCAATATTTAGATTTCTCATATTGGCAGAAAGAAAATATTAATAAAAATATTTTAGACGATCAAAAAAACTATTGGAAAGGAAAACTTGATAACGCCGAGTCACTAGATATTCACCCAGATTTAGTTCGACCAAAATATTTCAATTATCAAGGAAAAAATTTATTCCATAAAATTGATCAAAAACTATCTGAAGATATTGCACTCGCTACTAAAAAGCTTGATGTGACTCAATTTAGTTTTTTCTTATCATCCTACTACATAATGCTCAGTCTAATCAGTGGACAAAAAGATATTTTAATAGGCACTCCTATATCAAATCGACACTATCATCAGATTTCGGATCTCATAGGATTTTTTGTAAACCTCATTCCCTTACGCTCCCAAATTGAAGCTGAAATGGAAATTGATCATTTTATAAAATCAGTCCATAGCGAATTGATTGAGGCTCAAAAAAACCAAGATATACCATTTGAAAAATTAGTAGAAGAAATCTCAACAAATAGAGACCAAAGTAAGCATCCAATATTTCAAGTAATCTTCGGTATGCAAGATTTTAGTGATAATAAAATAGAAGAAAATAGATCAAATTTATTTACAAAAGAACAAAACTCATTTTATCAATTCAATCATTTATTTTCTCCTGCAAAATTCGACTTAAGTCTATTTATAGAGAAAAGTAAAGATGGATTTTTAGTCTGTTTTAATTATCCTGTTAATTTATTCTATGATGCAACTATAAAAAATTATATCGAAATTTATATTCATATTCTTAAAGAATTATCAAACAATGAAATCAAAAATTTAAATAAGAATTTAAGACTTAAAGATCTTAATTGCGTCCCAAATGAACAGCAGAAAATAATATCTCAAATTTGGCACAAACCAGTCAAATTAGAATGCAAAAAAAATACAATTCAGAAAATATTTGAGTTAATAGCTCAAAATAATCCAGAAAGAATTGCTCTTATTTGTGGAGAAAATGCCTTAACTTATTCTGAATTGAATCAGCGCACAAATAAACTAGCAAATTTCTTAAGAGCTCATTATAAGATAGAAGCTGACTCTCTTATTGCACTTTGTTTAGATAGAGATGTAAATATGACCATATGCATCCTCGCAGTTCTTAAGGCAGGAGGTGCTTATGTCCCTATTGATCCAGAATCGCCAAAAGAGAGGATCAAATTTATATTGGAAGATACAAATACAAAATTATTATTAACAAATGAAATGCATAAAAATATTTTTACGAATGAAATTTTACCATCACTCGACAGTTCATTAGAGCAATTAAACACTGTTTACCTAGAATCATTTGAAGTAATAGAAAAACTATCCAGATGTGCATCCGATAATTTAGAAATAATTCAGGAAAGCAACAACTTAGCATATGTCATATATACATCTGGGACAACTGGAAAACCAAAAGGAGTTCTCATAGAGCACGCTGCAGTCATAAATTTAATTGTAAATCTAAACGATTTTTTATTTAATGAATTTGGCGTTAAAAATATTAATGTATTATCTATCATGAATTTTGCTTTTGATGGACATGTACTAGAATTATCATGTAGTATTTTCCAAGGAAACTGCTTACACCTTATTCCAAATGAATTGCGAAAAGACTATTATAATCTTAATAATTATGCAATGAATAACAATATAAATCTAGCTATATTTCCACCAGCATTTCTTATGAATACAGAATTATTCTCCTCTGATTTAATAATGATTGGGGGAGAGAAAATAAATAAAAACATTTTATCATATTATTTAAATAATAAAAGAAAATTGGTAAATGCTTATGGTCCAACAGAAATATGTGTTATGAATACATTTCATGAGTACACCAATCAAGATGAAATTAACTGCATAGGTTATCCATTTCTAAATACTACAGGATATGTATTAAATGATTCTTTACAGCTATTACCTATCGGGGCCGTAGGTGAGTTGTATATAGGCGGAAATGGAGTTGCAAGAGGATACTTAAATAGAGACTCAATGACTCAAGAGAAGTTCGTATCAAATCCATTCCAAACCAGCGTAGCAAATAAAAATTCTATAAATTCACGTCTCTATAAAACAGGAGATCTTGTTAAAATATTACCAAATTATGAACTTGAATACATTGGTAGAAATGATGCACAAGTAAAAATTCGTGGATATAGAATTGAATTAGGTGAAATTGAAAGTTCATTACTAGAGCTCAGTGAGATCGAACAAGCAGTTGTTATTATAAAAGAACTAAAAGATAATAAATTTTTATGCTGCTATTATAAATCTAGAACTCAAATATCAAGCGAAGAAATTATTAAACATTTATCTAAGAGACTTCCCGAGTACATGATTCCAATTAAATACTTGCGTTTAGAAGAGTTTCCTTTAAACACAAGTGGAAAGATCAATACAAAAGCGCTGCCATTTAACTTTACAGAAGATCGTTATATTACAGATAATACTTGTAAATACATTCCACCACAAAATGAGGTAGAAAAAAATATTTGTGAAATTTGGGAAGAAATATTAGGGTTAGATAGAAATACCATCGGCATAAAAGATGATTACTTTAACTTGGGCGGAAATAGTTTGACCGCTATAAAAATTATTAATAGAATCAATAATAAATACTCTGCAAATCTTAAAATTTCTGATTTGTTTACATATAAATGTATCGAAGAAATTGTTAAAGTTATAAATGATAAGACTGCTCAATCAGAAATTCTCATCGAATTAAACAATGCCATTAAAAAACCCGCACTCTTTATGATCCACCCCGCTCGTGCTGGATGCGAAGTTTATACAAAAATTGCAAAAAGTTTTAGCAACGATTTTCACTGTTTTGGTATAGACTCATATAACATGCTTCATTGCAAAAAAATTGAGAATTTAAATTCTCTTGCTACATATTATCTGGAGCAAATCAAAAAGAAATCGTTGCAAAATCCAAACCAAAGTTACTATTTATTTGGGTGGTCCTTGGGGGGTTATATTTGCCTAGAAATTGCTAGTATATTAGAAATGCAAGGTATTAAAAATATTTCTATATACCTATTGGATACTTTTTATCCTGATAATTTTATGTTAAATAATAGCATTGATATCCATATTTTTAAGAAAGAATTTATGAAAGAAATGTCTCAAAAAATTGATGATATACAGATGGATAAAATGTTAAGCAATTATCAAATAGAAAATAATATTCTAAAGCAAGAAATAAGTAATAAATTAGCTTATTCAAAAGTTCTCTTATTTAAGGCAAATCAGTTCCGCAAAAATACTGAGTACGATGCAATTAATAATTTAAACGAATACACAACAAGTCTTCCTAATAATAATATTTTAAATGCATTAATTTATAAAGAACAACTTAAGGTAATATATTGCGAAAATGATACTCATTTTTCAATCATAGAAAATGAAAAATTTATTATTAACGAGATTTACAATTTTGAGAGAAATAATCAAATTAGGAATAATTCAAATTCAAGAGCAATTTACAATCACTCTTGA